The Treponema phagedenis DNA segment CACCAAAGAAAAGACGAACACGAAAGAAGGTGCATAAAACGCGCAATAGAAGAGCTTGCTTCGGAGAGCTGTTGCAAGTGGACGCAACCCCGTTTCCTTGGTTCGGCGGGAAAGAAAAATCCGCATTACATGCTTTTATTGATGATGCGCGCGGAATGATTACCGGTCTTTATTTATGCAAAAACGAGTGCCTGCTCGGATATTTAGAAGTTCTGCGGCAGACACTCGAAAATTACGGACTCCCTGCCGCTCTTTATCCGGATAAGTGTAGCGTTTTTTTTGTTAATGCAAAAAAACAGTTATCCATTGAGGAGCAATTACAAGGAACCAAGGAACAAGTAACACAATTCGGCAAAATTATCAAGTACTTAGGAATCGATATGTTCCCGGCTCATTCATCACAAGCAAAAGGACGTGTTGAGCGATTATGGCAAACATTACAAAGCCGACTCCCTGTTGAATTTGCACGACGCCACATCACAACCATAGAGCAAGCAAATCAATTCTTAAAAGAGTATATCGGTATTTTCAACAAACAGTTTGGTGTTCCTGCCTGCGATTCATATTCAATGTTTGTACCGACGCCAAAAACACTCGATCTTGATAAACTGTTGTCATCGGTTATTACGCGCAAACTTTCAAGCGGATCTACCATCTCAATCAAAAACCATTTGTTTAAAATTGAGCAGAATAAATTCGGCGCAGGCACAACGGTAAATGTATTGATTTCCCAAAAGCATGGTATACGCGCTTTAATACATGATGAATTCTATCCGATTGTACCGCTCGATGATATATACCGAACCGATACGGTTGGACGAACCGGAGACCTGCCTCAAGTAGTTATTGACTTGATTTATGAATTCTTACTTAAAGATGCAAAAGCAGGATAACTCGATGTGTTAAGGGGTGCAATTTTCATTGCAAAATTAACCCCCGTTAGGGGTGAAATATTCACTGGTTATTGACAACTTTTTTTCTTTCTCTTGACCTTTTAAGAAAATAACGATATTATAATGTAAATCTATTTTTAAGGAGTGCTTAAGTGCCCTGCGGAAAAAAACGAAAAAAGAGAAAGATAGCAACACATAAACGTAAAAAAAAGCTGAGAAAGAATCGGCATAAGAATAAGAAATAACGATTTTACAGCGAATTACTATCTTTAGCAGACGAGAAAGGGGTTGATAAAAAGAAGAGCTTTTTTGCAACCCTTTTTTTTGTTCTACCTAATTTAAGATAAATCTATACGTTCTCTTAGTTTAAAAGAAAACAATTGCGGATTGTAAGTGGTTTATGTGTTTTATTTTTACACATACGCTCGGGAAAAAATATGAATCAGGATTTATTATCAAAAATAAAATCGCCTCAAGATTTAAAAGACTTATCTGCAAAGGATATTCCTTTGCTTGCAGCGGAAATTCGTAAAACAATTTTACAGGTAGTAAGCAGTAACGGCGGACACTTGGCAAGTAACCTTGGCGTGGTTGAGCTTACAATTGCCTTACATAGAGTGTTTTCCTCTCCCGAGGACAGCATTCTTTGGGATGTCGGGCATCAATGCTATACTCATAAGCTCTTAACCGGAAGGTATGAAAGGTTCCATACGCTACGTTTAAAAGACGGTATTTCCGGTTTTCCGAAGCGGGAAGAAAGTATCCATGATGCGTTTAATACGGGACATTCGTCAACGTCAATTTCCGTTGCGGAAGGCATTTTAGCCGGAAATCGCTTACAAGGAAAAAGAGGAAAAGTTATTGCCGTAATCGGAGACGGGGCGCTCACTGGCGGTATGGCGTTTGAAGCGCTTTCCAATACATGTCAAGAAAAAGACAGTGATCTTATTATCATTTTAAATGATAATAAGATGTCCATCAGTAAAAACACCGGCGCCATATCGGAGTATTTAAGCCGGCTTACCATGCGCGCCGGCTACCAGCGATTAAAATATCTGGCAAACAAGGGTCTTAATGCAATTCCTTATGTCGGACCGAAGCTGCGGGACATGCTTTGGCGTTTAAAACACGGTGCAAAGGGGTTCTTTTATCGAAATAATATCTTCGTTGATTTCGGATTTGAATATGTAGGACCATTAAACGGGCATAATGAAAGAGAGCTTGAAAAAGTTTTACTCAACGTGAAAAAGCTTAATCATCCCGCAGTTGTGCACGTACAAACTGTAAAAGGAAAGGGGCATCCGCTTGCAGAGCATAATCCTTGCGCTTTTCACAGTGTTGGCCCCGTTGTGCTTGCCGAAGGAACTATAGAAAAAAACGAGACTATTACCTTCACGGAAGCATTTTCGCGGGCAATTCTTGCAGAAGCAAAAAATGATGAACGAATTGTGGCAATTACTGCGGCAATGTCTGACGGAACAGGGCTTGCACCTTTTGCGCGCCTTTATCCACAACGTTTTTTTGATGTAGGTATTGCGGAACAGCATGCGGTTACCTTTGCCGCGGGATTAACGGTTACCGGGCTTAGACCTATTGTTGCCATTTACAGTACGTTTTTGCAAAGAGCAATCGACCAAATTATTCATGATACCGCAATACAAAATCTTCCGGTTATTTTTGCAATTGATCGCGCCGGAGCGGTTCCGGACGATGGGGAAACACATCAAGGCATTTTCGATTTAAGCATCCTCAGAACGATACCGAATATGAATATTCTTGCTCCCGCTTCAGCGCAAGAACTTGCCCTCATGCTTCATTGGGCACTTGCGCAAGACACGCCGATAGCAATCCGTTATCCGAAAACACGCTGCGCCATAGAACAGGATGCTTTTTCACTTCCGGTACAGACCGGCAAAGGCGTTCTCATCCGCCATAATGATAAATCAAAAATTCTTTTCGTATGTACCGGCGGTATTTTTTCGGAGGTGCAGACAGCCTCAAATATGCTCGCTCATAAAGGAATATTCAGCGATATGTATAATTTGCGGTTTGTTAAGCCGGTCGATAAAGAGTATTTTCTCTCAATTGCAAAGAACTATTCAATTGTTATTTTTATCGAAGACGGAGCAAAAATAGGAAGCATTTCGTTTGAGCTTCAAACTGAATTACAAACATCGTATGCAAATATAAAAACCGCTCTTTTAGCCTTTGAAGATATGTTTTATCCGCATGGAGCTCGACTTGATATTTTGATGGCGGCGGGACTTTCTCCCAATCATATTGCGGAAAAAGCCGAAGAACTGATTATGCAAACCATAAAAATTTTGTGAGGTTTAGATCATGGCTATCGTTTTTAACTGCGGGAAAAATATTACCATTCAAACAGAGTTACCGGCATTCATTCAAGGAATCATAAACGTAACGCCGGATTCATTTTGGGAGGGAAGCAGAACACCACAGGCAAAAGCCGCGGCAGAGCGTGCTTTGCGCCTCATTGAAACCGGCGCCGATATTATCGATATTGGCGGAGAATCTACCAGACCCGGTTCGGAATATGTTTCTGCCGAAGAAGAATGTGGGAGAATCATTCCGGTAATAGAACTTTTGCGAAAAGAAACCGATGTCCCCATTTCGGTGGATACCAGAAAAAGCTTTGTTATGAAAGAAGCTTTTAAAAAAGGCGCAAATATTTGTAATGATATTTCCGCATTAGAAGATGACGATGATATGGCGCAGCTTATTGCTTTGGAAGATGCAGCGGTTATTTTAATGCATAAAAAGGGAACGCCGGCAACTATGCAGAATAATCCGCAGTATCACAATATTATAACTGAGGTGCGGGACTATCTTTTAGCGCGAGCCGCCTACGCAGAAAAATTCGGAATTAAAAAAGAGCGCATAATTCTTGACCCGGGAATCGGCTTTGGAAAAACCGCTGCGGATAATTTTATTTTGGTTTCAAACCTTGACCGGCTTTGTGATGCGGAATACGAGGTGTTAGCAGGACTTTCGCGCAAAAGTTTTATCGGTACCGCAACCGGTCAAAACCAAGAAAAAAGACTTGCGGGAACAATTGCCGCAAATATGATTGCGATACAAAAAGGAGCCCGTTTTTTACGCGTACATGATGTGGAAGAAACCCGCGATATGTTGAGCGTTTTAAAGGAAATACAAAAATATGCAATTCATTAGAACGGTTTTTACCCTTTACACCGATTATATCCAGCATATTTTAGACATCGCGTTACTTGCATTTTTAATATATAAAACCTATGAAATACTGATTCAAACACAGGCTGCTCAATTATTAAAAGGTGCGCTATCTCTTTTAGTAATCTATGCCATAGCCTTTGTATTTCAACTGCAAACACTGCTTTGGTTACTAAAAACAATTACAGCGGGAATCGTTATCGGTGCGGCTATTGTTTTTCAACCTGAACTGCGTAAAATCTTTCTTAAGATAGGGCAAGGGAGTTGGCTCCGTAACAATACATTATCCAAACAACGGCATATTGATGCGACAATAACAGCTGCTGAAATTCTTTCCGAAAAAAAACGCGGCTTACTTATTGTATTTGCAAGAAGAAATAATTTAAAAGATATTATCGATACCGGAATCCGTTTAAATGCAGAAATATCTTCTTCGCTTATTGTTACTATTTTCGGACATGACACGCCGTTACACGACGGCGCAATTATTGTACAAAACGGAATAATTGTTGCAGCCGGTTGCTTTTTACCTCTTTCCGAACAACAGGATATTAGAAAATCTTTTGGAACTCGCCATCGAGCCGCTCTCGGCACAAGCGAAGAAACCGACGCCGTCGTACTCATCGTTTCGGAAGAAACCGGGGCAATAAGTCTTGCATATGATTCAAGGCTATATTATGATTTAAGTTCAACCGATGCTTTGCATCAACTGGAACACTTACTTGATTTAACCATACGAGATACAAAAGAGCAGGGAGGTGCTGAACATGAACAAAATGAGTTGGCTTGAATCTCTTGTTCACAATTGGCCGGCAAAAATTCTTTGCCTTGCGCTCGCTCTTTTGCTCTCTCTTTTTTATAAGGGCAGCTTACAAGAAAGACGATACATATCTGTACCGCTTATCATAAAAAATCAGGGAAGCGAGCTTGTTCCCGCAACTACTTATCCGCGAATGATAAAAGTTTCTCTTTCAGGAGAAAGCGAAAGTATCGGTCCCATCCGAGAAACGGATATCATTGCGTCTATCGATATTTCAAATTATAAAAATGAAGGAGAATTTAAAATTCCGATAGATATTCAATTGCAGGGTACTGCCTCAAATATTAAACCGCTGGAAGTTTCTGCAGAGCCTGCGAATATTTTTCTTAAGCTTGAATATGATATCGAAAGGAAGGTACCCATAGTTTTATCGATAAAAGGGAGCCCTCCGGACGGTTATCAAATATCGGAATCAAATATTAGTCCGGAATTTATAACCGTAAAAGGACCGTCTTCAACTGTGCATGCATATGAAAATTTAAACACCGAGGAAATAAATGTCAACGATAAAACCGCTACTTTTTCGGGAGTGGCAAATATCGTCAACACAAATCCTCTTATTTCGGTAATCGGCAATTCGCAAATACAATATAACATAAAGATTCAAGAAGTTGCCACCTTGAAAACATTTGAAACCTCAATAATAAATATAACTAATGTGGCGGATAATCTTCTGGTTTCTTTTGATCCGATAAAAATAAGCGCACAAATTCAAGCACCGAAAAAATTGCTCAAGATGCTGAGTCCCGACTTATTTTTTTCGCTGTCGTGCAAAAATATCACAGAACCCGGAACAGCAATTCTTCCGATACAAATAAATTTACCGGCAGGAGCATCCGTACTCTATTATACACCAAAAGAAATGCAAATAACCGTTACCGAAAAAACGGAGGAAAAAGAAAAAAGTGATTCTGGGAATCGGGATTGATATTGTAGAAATACAAAGAATGCAGAAATGGAGAAATAATAAAAAACTTTTGGAGCGTTTTTTTCACAGTGAAGAAGTGCGTTTGTTTTATGATTGCGGTAAAAAAAATGAATTTCTTGCAAGTAGATTTGCCGCGAAAGAAGCCTTTGGAAAGGCGCTCGGCACGGGACTCAAAAATATTAGGCTGAAAGAAATACAGGTAACAAAAAACATCAACGGAAAACCGATATTAAAGATTTCGGGAAATGCGGAAAATGTTTTCCGTAATCTTAAAGGAAAATATCTGCATCTTTCACTGAGTCATGAAAAAAACAATGCCGTTGCTATTGTAATTATAGAAGGAGAAAAAAATGATTAGAAGACAACCGGAAAAAAATGAAAAAAAAGAATTGAATATTTCCTTTTATGCAAAAGATCAAATTGAATGCCCTATTTGCGGAACAAAATTTAAAAAAGAAGAGTTGCATTCAGGCGGAGGCAGGTTGATTGCAGGGGAACTTACTGACGAGTTAAGAAGAACATACGAAAACTCTGAAAGATACGGAGAAATATTTCCACCGATTTATCAAATTGTTGTTTGCCCGAAATGTTTGTACGCAACTTTTTTAAATGATTTTAGAAATATCGATAAGGATACAATAAAAAAAATTTTTGACACGATGGAATCTCGCTATCTTTCCGTAAGAAGATTAATTCCGACTGTTGATTTTAATACCATGCGAACCTTATCCGAAGGGGCTGTTTCTTATTATCTGGCAATTTTATGTTATGATGCTTTTGATAAGAAATTTTCACCGACCATTAAACAAGCGGTTTGTGCTTTGCGCGCCGCATGGCTTTTTTCAGATCTTGGTACAAAATATCCTGAAGAAAATTATACCTATGTCTCTTCTCTTTTTTATCAAAAAGCACTTTTTTTCTATCGAAATGCGGTTGAGCTTGAAAGCAAGGGAAAGGAAATGATTGCAGGAATGCGATCGTTCGGTCCGGATACTGATAAAAATTACGGATACGATGGGGTCTTATATTTAAGTTGTTTGCTTGAATATAAATATGGTTCAAAAAAAGATCCCGAATTGAGAAAAGAGCGAATGCAATATAATAAACGAGTGCTTGCAAAAATGTTCGGACTCGGTAAATCCTCAAAAGAAAAACCCGGTCCCCTGCTGGAAATGGCGCGTGATCTTTATGATAAATTTAAACTTGAGTTAAATGAAGACGACTAAAACACATGGAAACTCAGCGCAATATACTTTTACGTATCTCTTATGACGGAACTTTTTTTTCAGGTTGGCAAAAACAGGTAAAAAACGGTATAGAAACATTTCCAACTATTCAGGGTGAGATAGAAAAAGCTGCATCAAAAATTCATAAACAAAAAAAAGAAATTATTGGGGCGGGAAGAACAGATACCGGCGTGCATGCAATCGGACAAGCTGCGAATTTTTTTACCGAAATACAAACGATAGAAGCAAAAAGTTTTATTCCCGCCTTTAACTCACTTTTGCCGAAGCAAATACGAGTGGTTGATGCGCAAGAAGTTTCGCCTCAATTGCATGCGCGTTTTTCAGCACAAGCACGCACATACCGCTATTTTATACAATGTGCAAAAAGAGAGTTTGCTCATGAACAAGCATATTGTTGGCAAATAAAACGGTATCCCGATATCAGCACATTAAATCGATATGCAGCCGTTTTGCGTGGAGAGCTTGATTGCACCAGTTTTTCTTTTGCAAAGGATCAGAGCGCCAGTAAATCCAGATATATTTTCTCCGCTCATTTTTTTATCGAAAAGGATTTCCTTGTTTTTGAGATTTCCGCAAACGCATTTTTATGGCGCATGGTTCGCTCTCTTACCGGAACGCTTTTACGTTGCGAAAAAGAGCACTACACTCAAAATGATTTTAAAAAAATTCTCGAACTCAAAGATAGAGGATTAGCAGGACCTACCGCCCCTCCGCAAGGGCTTTTTCTCTGGCATATAACATATCCGGAAGATTTATTAAAGGGTACATAATTTCCGGCATAAGGTTTTGTAATTAAGTTCACATTCAAGAACATATCGACAATAAAATTTCCCGAATAAAAGATTACTGCTAGTAAATTGCTCACCGTTGCTAAATCCCAAACAATGTTTTAAAGCATCAATACAAAATTATAAAATTGAAGCTTTTAAACTCGCAGCACTGATTTAATCAAGAATACTAAAAATCAGGGCGTGGCGGTGGTTCCACGCAGCAGGATGTTTTAAAGCAAAAGTATTTGTAAAGCTTACCGGATTCAGCATCACTATGGTAAATTGCTCACCGTTGCTCAATTCCAAACGATGTTTTGCCTGATACTCCAGCGTAAGCAGGCAAAACTCGTAGGCGAACCAAAGGTAGAAATTCCAAGGGTTCGCCCTTGCGCCGTGTCAAGCTCCTTTTTATAACAGGAAACTTTGAAACTCGTAGGTTTGGTTTCTATAAGATGCATTGAAACAGGATCGAGTTATCAAAAAAACGTTACACCGTATTTAAGAATCACGTTCAATACCGTATAACGGAAAATAGCTTTTTTGTATAATATGCTTCCAAGAAAATTTTGTTTTTATTTGCCGGATCGCATTTTGTATAATCGCGGAATAAGCCGGAATTTCAGAAACAGTGCGGCAGTTTGCGGCCGGAAAGGTGTTAATTATTTTTATAAGCGTATCCCTTAAAACAGTTTCATGCAGAAAGATTTTTTCATCCACGCTTAACTCCGAAATAGTTTTTCCGTTCGGAATAGGAATCCGGTATAAAAAGCCGGTTTTTTTGTCTTCAATCTTTGTTAGCCCGCCGATAGCATGCGCTATGGGAATAGTTGCAAATATTTGTCCGATAAAATCTTCAAGACCGCAGGGTTCAAACAGACTCGGCAAAACAGTAAAATCAGAAGCAGCGGTTACCAGCCTTGCAAGAGATCGATTGTAACCCTTAAAAAAAATGCAGTGCCCTTGAGCATCTTTTGTAGCCTTCATACAAAGTTGCTCAAGCTCGGCTTCTCCCTGCCCCATGATAAAAAAACGGGTTTGAGGAAACTTGCCGACTATTTGAGGAATAATTTTCAGTAAAATATGTATTCCTTTTTGTTTTACAACTCTCCCGTGGTACATAAAATAAATAGTCGGTTCATTGCTTGGATAAAAATTGCCAAAACATTTTATGCCCTCATACTTATCAATATTTTTTCCTTCAGCATCTGCAAGAGTCTGCAATAAAAATTTTCTATTTTTATATTTACCCTCATAGTTGTTTTCTTCAGGATTAAAGGTAAAGGGAAGAAGGGAAACCGATTTTTTCATCGGATCGTAATGATCATAATCTATGCCGTTTGTAATTCCTATAACCGAGATGTTTTTTTCTTGTAAGGCGTAAGAAAATTTTTTAGAAAAATCTGAAAGCGCCGGGTTCACTAATTCTTTTGCATACTGTCCGGAGACTGTGGTAAGAACGGCAAATTTAACTGCAATCAGAAAAGGTTCAATTCCCTCCCCTGCCCTTGCGCAGGATAAAATTTCATCAGTAAAACCGGTTAGCTTTTTAAAATCTTCATAATCATAATGCGTTTGTCTATATCCGTCTCCTGCATTATGAATGGTAACAATCATTTTAGTGTTTGCAAAAGAGTCTGCGAGATATTTTTTTGTCATAATAAATGCCGGTAATAATGCAGTATGCGCATCATGGCAATGAAGAATATCGGGCGTTTTATTAAAAAATTCGGCATAAAAGGCAACCGCTTTTTGAAAAAGAATGTTCATTTCAGGCGTATCAAGATAGCCCTCTCCTTTCTTAACTTTGATACTTGAATGCGCATTAAAATGCTCAGCCTCTTCTTCCGAATAAGTATAAACATTTTGTTTAGTATTAAATATTTCCGTATCAACAAAAATAAATTGTACCTTTTTTTTTGTCAAAGAAAAATATCGAACCGTATGCAAGATGTCGCGTATTGGGATTTTTGTTTCCAAAATAGGAACTGTTGATAGCGGCGGCGAGCAAGCATATTGCGGAAGAAAAACTTTCACCTTTAAATCAAGAGACGCGCAACCTGTTGCAAGAGATTTCACAACATTTTTAACGCCCCCCGCTTCGGCAATACCTGCATACTCTCTACTTACTAACCAAAGTTTTTTATGTATCATGGTGCAGATCCTTTGTTGCAAAAATATCGGGTCTTAAAACTTCGGCTCCGAAAATATATATGGGGGAAGGTTTTTGTTTTCCATAAAAATGAATAAGTACCCGAATTGTTTTTTTTAAACTTTCAGGGTATTCCGGCTCGCAAGCGCAAAATAACGGAATATTTGTCGCAAATT contains these protein-coding regions:
- the folP gene encoding dihydropteroate synthase produces the protein MAIVFNCGKNITIQTELPAFIQGIINVTPDSFWEGSRTPQAKAAAERALRLIETGADIIDIGGESTRPGSEYVSAEEECGRIIPVIELLRKETDVPISVDTRKSFVMKEAFKKGANICNDISALEDDDDMAQLIALEDAAVILMHKKGTPATMQNNPQYHNIITEVRDYLLARAAYAEKFGIKKERIILDPGIGFGKTAADNFILVSNLDRLCDAEYEVLAGLSRKSFIGTATGQNQEKRLAGTIAANMIAIQKGARFLRVHDVEETRDMLSVLKEIQKYAIH
- a CDS encoding ISNCY family transposase — translated: MKLFMSIDQITRGHVIANCLEGRCTVQQAALRLNLSRRRVQQLKKAFKEKGLAAMLHGNSQRPSAKKTSKEIEQRLLALRSDPALSKSNFLHFHEIVTEEYQLQLSYSTLRRILLSHGIYSPKKRRTRKKVHKTRNRRACFGELLQVDATPFPWFGGKEKSALHAFIDDARGMITGLYLCKNECLLGYLEVLRQTLENYGLPAALYPDKCSVFFVNAKKQLSIEEQLQGTKEQVTQFGKIIKYLGIDMFPAHSSQAKGRVERLWQTLQSRLPVEFARRHITTIEQANQFLKEYIGIFNKQFGVPACDSYSMFVPTPKTLDLDKLLSSVITRKLSSGSTISIKNHLFKIEQNKFGAGTTVNVLISQKHGIRALIHDEFYPIVPLDDIYRTDTVGRTGDLPQVVIDLIYEFLLKDAKAG
- the truA gene encoding tRNA pseudouridine(38-40) synthase TruA; this encodes METQRNILLRISYDGTFFSGWQKQVKNGIETFPTIQGEIEKAASKIHKQKKEIIGAGRTDTGVHAIGQAANFFTEIQTIEAKSFIPAFNSLLPKQIRVVDAQEVSPQLHARFSAQARTYRYFIQCAKREFAHEQAYCWQIKRYPDISTLNRYAAVLRGELDCTSFSFAKDQSASKSRYIFSAHFFIEKDFLVFEISANAFLWRMVRSLTGTLLRCEKEHYTQNDFKKILELKDRGLAGPTAPPQGLFLWHITYPEDLLKGT
- a CDS encoding holo-ACP synthase, with protein sequence MILGIGIDIVEIQRMQKWRNNKKLLERFFHSEEVRLFYDCGKKNEFLASRFAAKEAFGKALGTGLKNIRLKEIQVTKNINGKPILKISGNAENVFRNLKGKYLHLSLSHEKNNAVAIVIIEGEKND
- the dxs gene encoding 1-deoxy-D-xylulose-5-phosphate synthase — translated: MNQDLLSKIKSPQDLKDLSAKDIPLLAAEIRKTILQVVSSNGGHLASNLGVVELTIALHRVFSSPEDSILWDVGHQCYTHKLLTGRYERFHTLRLKDGISGFPKREESIHDAFNTGHSSTSISVAEGILAGNRLQGKRGKVIAVIGDGALTGGMAFEALSNTCQEKDSDLIIILNDNKMSISKNTGAISEYLSRLTMRAGYQRLKYLANKGLNAIPYVGPKLRDMLWRLKHGAKGFFYRNNIFVDFGFEYVGPLNGHNERELEKVLLNVKKLNHPAVVHVQTVKGKGHPLAEHNPCAFHSVGPVVLAEGTIEKNETITFTEAFSRAILAEAKNDERIVAITAAMSDGTGLAPFARLYPQRFFDVGIAEQHAVTFAAGLTVTGLRPIVAIYSTFLQRAIDQIIHDTAIQNLPVIFAIDRAGAVPDDGETHQGIFDLSILRTIPNMNILAPASAQELALMLHWALAQDTPIAIRYPKTRCAIEQDAFSLPVQTGKGVLIRHNDKSKILFVCTGGIFSEVQTASNMLAHKGIFSDMYNLRFVKPVDKEYFLSIAKNYSIVIFIEDGAKIGSISFELQTELQTSYANIKTALLAFEDMFYPHGARLDILMAAGLSPNHIAEKAEELIMQTIKIL
- the cdaA gene encoding diadenylate cyclase CdaA: MQFIRTVFTLYTDYIQHILDIALLAFLIYKTYEILIQTQAAQLLKGALSLLVIYAIAFVFQLQTLLWLLKTITAGIVIGAAIVFQPELRKIFLKIGQGSWLRNNTLSKQRHIDATITAAEILSEKKRGLLIVFARRNNLKDIIDTGIRLNAEISSSLIVTIFGHDTPLHDGAIIVQNGIIVAAGCFLPLSEQQDIRKSFGTRHRAALGTSEETDAVVLIVSEETGAISLAYDSRLYYDLSSTDALHQLEHLLDLTIRDTKEQGGAEHEQNELA
- a CDS encoding DUF2225 domain-containing protein; the encoded protein is MIRRQPEKNEKKELNISFYAKDQIECPICGTKFKKEELHSGGGRLIAGELTDELRRTYENSERYGEIFPPIYQIVVCPKCLYATFLNDFRNIDKDTIKKIFDTMESRYLSVRRLIPTVDFNTMRTLSEGAVSYYLAILCYDAFDKKFSPTIKQAVCALRAAWLFSDLGTKYPEENYTYVSSLFYQKALFFYRNAVELESKGKEMIAGMRSFGPDTDKNYGYDGVLYLSCLLEYKYGSKKDPELRKERMQYNKRVLAKMFGLGKSSKEKPGPLLEMARDLYDKFKLELNEDD
- a CDS encoding glycogen synthase, producing MIHKKLWLVSREYAGIAEAGGVKNVVKSLATGCASLDLKVKVFLPQYACSPPLSTVPILETKIPIRDILHTVRYFSLTKKKVQFIFVDTEIFNTKQNVYTYSEEEAEHFNAHSSIKVKKGEGYLDTPEMNILFQKAVAFYAEFFNKTPDILHCHDAHTALLPAFIMTKKYLADSFANTKMIVTIHNAGDGYRQTHYDYEDFKKLTGFTDEILSCARAGEGIEPFLIAVKFAVLTTVSGQYAKELVNPALSDFSKKFSYALQEKNISVIGITNGIDYDHYDPMKKSVSLLPFTFNPEENNYEGKYKNRKFLLQTLADAEGKNIDKYEGIKCFGNFYPSNEPTIYFMYHGRVVKQKGIHILLKIIPQIVGKFPQTRFFIMGQGEAELEQLCMKATKDAQGHCIFFKGYNRSLARLVTAASDFTVLPSLFEPCGLEDFIGQIFATIPIAHAIGGLTKIEDKKTGFLYRIPIPNGKTISELSVDEKIFLHETVLRDTLIKIINTFPAANCRTVSEIPAYSAIIQNAIRQIKTKFSWKHIIQKSYFPLYGIERDS
- a CDS encoding CdaR family protein, translated to MNKMSWLESLVHNWPAKILCLALALLLSLFYKGSLQERRYISVPLIIKNQGSELVPATTYPRMIKVSLSGESESIGPIRETDIIASIDISNYKNEGEFKIPIDIQLQGTASNIKPLEVSAEPANIFLKLEYDIERKVPIVLSIKGSPPDGYQISESNISPEFITVKGPSSTVHAYENLNTEEINVNDKTATFSGVANIVNTNPLISVIGNSQIQYNIKIQEVATLKTFETSIINITNVADNLLVSFDPIKISAQIQAPKKLLKMLSPDLFFSLSCKNITEPGTAILPIQINLPAGASVLYYTPKEMQITVTEKTEEKEKSDSGNRD